The sequence CGCAGATCGCGCTGCCCGAGAACCTGCGCGTGACCGATCTGCCCGCCGACGCGGGCGTACACGATCGCTTCTTCGATTACGAATCGCATTACGTGTTCGACGCGCCGGCGCGTGTCGTGCAGATCACGCGGCGCTTGCGCGCGCGCTTCGCGCACCAAGTGTGCGCGCCGGAGGATTTCGCGGCGGCGCGCGCATCGCTCGAACACATCGAGCGCGACGCGCTCGCCCAGATCGTCGTGCGGGCGAAGCCGCGCGACTGAACGGTTCGCGGTCCTTCGGAATCCACATCGTCCGAATCGGGCTCACCGGCGGCAGCGTCCGCGATAGCTCTCGACTTCCGCGTCGTAGGCGCTGAGGAACGCCTTGCCGAACACGGAGGCGAAATCGTCCTCGATCGCGAACAGCGTGTCGCGATGCGTGGTTGCATAGCGGTCCCAGAGGCGCGCCTTGTACAGCGCCGGCACGCGCTTCTCGTACCACTGGGGCGCGGCGTCGCGCTCGCGCAGGCGCTGCGGCGAGAAGCGCGTGAGCAGATCCATCAGCGCGGCGCGCATGCCGGCCACCATGCCGATCTGGTGCGCGTGCAGATCCTGGAACGCGTCGGACACGGCGCTTTGCGGCGTCATGAAGCCCGGCAGCGGCAGCCCGAACATCTGGCGCAGCACCGCGCTGCCGTTCGGCAGCAGCTTCAGCGGATTGTTCTCGCGGTCGAGCAGCATCGTCATGTCGGCCTTCACTTCGCGCTTCAGGATGCTGCGTGACGACAGCAGCTCGACCGTGCCGTTGGCGAACAGCGCGAGCAGCTGCCCCGCGACGAACAACTGCTCGGCGGACCAGTGATGCTGCTCGGCAGCGGTGTCGAGCCCCGCGCCTTCGAAGAACGCCTGCAGCAATGTCTCGGGTGTCGCCGGCGCGGGGGCCGGCGACGCGCGCACGCGCGACGGCATGTCGCTCGCATCGCCCGCTGCGGGGATATCGCCCGAACGCGCGGCGGGCGCGCCGGGGCGAGAGGCGGCGGGCGGCGCGGATTGCGCCGGCTGCACGCGGACGTGTTGCGTCCATTCGGGCGCGTGATCCGGTTGCGTGACGGTGGGCGGCGCGCGGCCTTCGCCTTCGCGCGCGGCGCCGGCTCGCGCATCCGGATCGCCGTGCGGCTGCGCGAACAGGTCGAGCGGATCGGTCGACAGCTGATTCAGGTCGCGCGGCGCGGCGGACGCCGGCGAATCGTGGTGGCGCGCCGGCGCGGCGCGCGCGCCGGACTGCTCGCCCGCGCCCTGTGCCTTGCCGAGCCCGAAGCGCTCGTGCAGCAGGCCCCACAGTTTGTTGCCCGCCCCCTTCGCCTGAGCCTGCGCGGCGGACGCCGCCGGCGCCGCCGCCGCGGCCGCCGTGGCGGCGGCTTCGACGGTTCGCTCGATCGTCGCGTCGTCGGGCTCCGCGCGCAGCAGGTAAGGGCCGATCCGGATGATGTCGCCCATGTTCAGGCGCTGCGCTTGCGCGTAGCCGATCGGCACGCGGTTCACTTCGATCGTCGATACGCTGCTCAGGTTCTTCAGCAGGCACGCGTCGTCGGCCACCTGCAGCAGCGCCTGCAGGCGCGAGATTTGCCGGGTGTCGTCGCGCAGCACGAGGTGATTGTCGCTGTCCCGGCCGATCGTGCCGCCCGGCGCATGAAACACGACGGCGTTGCGGCCGTCGGTGCCGACCGGCTCGCCCGCGTGTTCGATAACGGTCAGTTGCATGTCGGTACGTCGTTCGTTGGATGAAGCGCTCGCATGGAAACCGATCCGAGTCGTTCAGGACAACGCATGTTTGCGGCGTGCGTACTCGAACGCCGGCCCCCAGATCGGATGCCCCTTTTCCGCAGGGGACAGATCGAAGCGCGGATTGAGGTCGAGAATTCTCGAGAACTCGGCGCGGCATTGCGTGGTGCGTCTCGTCAGGCAGTAGCTGAACGCGAGCAGCTTGTGCGCGGCGACCTGCGTGTTGACGTCGGCGCCGTCGATCTCGCGCGCATGGCCGCCGAGCAGCGCGATCGTGCGCCGGTAGTCGCCCGCGTCGTATGCGGCGCGCGCGCTGTCGAGCGTCGCCTGCGCGACGGTTGGAGTCGAAGCCGGGGAAGTCGCGCCCGTGCCGCAGCCGCCCATTCCCGCCAAGAAAAAGCCAAGAAAAATGTAAAGCGAGGAGCGGCTTTTCATTCTTGAATTGACGTTATATGTGGAATGGACGGGCGATGCGCCATGCCGTTGGATTCTAGTTTCAATAATTGGAAATGGCCTGCCTGTTACCTTTTGTTTCAACTTGAAACAATAAGTCTAATTAAAGTCCATTTGTCGTCCTGGCTGCGCCTTGTTAAGCGCACCAGTTGAACCTATAGTTCGGTGTGCTTTTTGTTTTTCGTCGGTTGTTTCGCCGCGCTCATTCCGGTGCGCAAAGGCTTGTCGGGCGGGTCGTTTATTTGGCGGCACAAAAGGCCGGCGCGAAGCAGGCTCCACGGCCCCATGCTCACGGAAGACGGGCGGCGGCGCGGCGCGTGCGCCGGCAGGCGTTCGCGCGGGCGTCTCGGGCCGCCGCCGCGAATCCGGCCTGCTCGCCGTGTCAGGCTTTGTCCGGAAGCCATTCAGCTGATCGAATTCACCTAAATAAATTCACCCGGAATTATTGGTGATTTGACCCGCCTTCCAGTTTAAAAAATACCGGGTGAAATCGCAGCGAAAGGACGTGGAAATTATAAATTAATAGCCACAATAGATCGTCACCTTATTTTAAATAGATCCGGCTTGTCGCTGCGGGAAGCCGGCGGGCATTTTATTGCGATGCAAGGAAAGAGACCGAAAATGCGACCGCGGTTCAGTGTTTCCGTCGTTCTGGGATGCGCGCTGCTGCTTGCCGGATGCGGGGCGACCGAGCGTTCCGTTGCGGTGCCGTATTCGATCACGCTCGACGTCGCGCCCGACGTCAATCCGGACCTCAATCGCAAGCCGTCGCCGATCGTGCTGAAGGTGTTCCAGCTGAAGACGGCGTCCGCGTTCGAAAGCGCCGATTTCTTCTCGCTGCAGGACAAGCCGCAGAGCGTGCTCGGCGCGGATCTGCTCGGCGTCGACCGGATCATCCTGCGCCCGGGGGATGCGCGCACGCTGCACTATCGCGGCAACGTCGACGCGGGCGCGATCGGCATCGTCGCCGAATATCGCGTGCTCGAGAAGAACCGCTGGCGGATGACGGTGCCGCTGCCGCGCGCGAAGCAACTGAACCTGTACCGATTCTGGCAAACCTCGCCGGGCGAGATGAAGCTGCAGGTCGCCGTGAAGAACGGCGGCATCGGCCTCGGCGGCGATTCGCGAGTACGCCAATGAACGAGCCGGTATTGTCCGCGACCCCCGCTGCGGCGTTGCGCCAGCGCGTGATCTGGACCGAGGGCATGTTCCTGCGGCCGCAGCATTTCCAGCAGCTCGAGCGGCACTGGGAGCGCTACGTCGGCATGCGCTGCCTGCCGCTGCAAGGCTTCTACTGGGGCTACGACGAGTTGCAGATCGATCGCGAGCTGCTCGCGCTCGGCAAGGTCGCGCTGCTCGCCGCGACCGGCGTGATGCGCGACGGCACGCCGTTCGACCTGTCGCATCCGGACGACCGGCCCGAGCCGCTCGACGTGCCCGCCGACGCGAAGGATCAGCTCGTCGTGCTCGCGCTGCCGCTGTGGCGCGGCGGCGCGCAGGAGGTGTCGTTCGGCGCGGGCGGCAACGGCGAAGGCCACGGCGGCGACGGCAACGCGCACGCGGGCTTCGCGCGCTACGTCGTGCGCGAATACGAAGTCGCCGACGCGAACGAGGTCGCGCTCGGCCCCGCGCTATTGCAGACCGGCCGCCTGAACGTGCGCCTGATGCTCGAATCCGAATTGACGGGCGACTGGCAGGCGCTCGGCGTCGCGCGCGTCGTCGAGCGGCGCACCGATGGGCGGCTGCTCGTCGACGACGGCTACATTCCGCCGCGGCTTGTCGCGCAGCGCGATCCGGTGCTGCTGCGCCACACGCGCGAGCTGCACGGGCTGCTCACGCAACGCAGCGAGGCGCTCGGCGAGCGCCTGTCGGAGCCGGGGCGCGGCGGCGTGTCCGAAGTCGCCGATTTCCTGCTGCTGCAACTCGTCAACCGCTATCTGGCGCTCACGTGGCACGCGCAGCAGGATGTCGCCGCGCACCCGGAGACGCTGTTCTGCGATTGGCTGAAGCTCGCGTGCGACCTGAGCACGTTCACCGCGGCCGGCCGCCGGCCGCAGTCGCTCGCGGTCTACCGGCACGACGATCTGCGCGCGAGCTTCGGCGAGCTGATGGCCGAGCTGCGCCGCTCATTGTCGACGGTGCTCGAGCAGAACGCGATCCAGATCGAGCTGCGCGACGTGGGCAACGGCATGAAGGTCGCGACGATCGCCGATCCGGCGCTGCGCGACACCGCGGGCTTCGTGCTCGCCGTGCGCGCCGACGTGCCGGCCGACAGCCTGCGCGCGCGCTTTCCCGCGCAGGCGAAGCTCGGTCCCGTCGAGCGCATTCGCGATCTCGTGCAGTTGCAACTGCCGGGCATCGCGATGCGGCAGTTGCCCGTCGCGCCGCGGCAGATTCCGTATCACGCGGGCCACACGTACTTCGAGATCGACAAGGGCGGCGAGATGTGGAAACAGCTCGAACGCTCGGGCGGCCTCGCATTTCATTTCGCCGGCGAATTCCCGGGACTCTCGATGGAGTTCTGGGCGATTCGCGGGTGAGGGCGATATCGCGCGATGAACACTTCTTCCGATTCGTTCTCGGCCGGCTCGGGCGGATTCGTGCCGCCGAATCCGGGCGGCGCGCACCCGGCCGCCGCGCCGGCGGCGGGTGCGGCCGCGTTTCAGCCGAGGCCGGGCCGCTGGGCGGCGAGCGGCACGAATCCGCTCGTCGCGGCCGCGAACCCGCTGTTGAACCTCGTGCCGCAGATCCGTTCGACCGTCCATCATCCGAATCCCGCGTGGCTGCGCGAGCATCTCGTCGTCGAGATCCGCCAGTTCGAGGAGCGCGCGCAGCAGGCGGGCGTCGCCTCCGAGGCGATCATCGGCGCGCGCTACTGCCTGTGCACCGCGCTCGACGAGGCCGCCGCGCTGACGCCGTGGGGCGGCAGCGTATGGTCGTCGCATAGCCTGCTCGTGTCGTTCCACAACGAGACGTGGGGCGGCGAGAAGTTCTTCCATCTGCTCGAGCGGCTGTCGCAGCAGCCGCGCCAGCATCTCGACCTGCTCGAGCTGCTGTACTTCTGCCTCGCGCTCGGCTTCGAGGGGCGCTACCGCGTGCTCGACAACGGCCGCGCGCAGCTCGACGCGGTGCGCCGCCAGCTCGCGCAGACGATCCGCTCGGTGCGCGGCGAATTCGATCCGGCGCTCTCGCCGCATTGGCGCGACGTCGTCACGCGCGACGTCACGCGGCGCTTCACGGTGCCGCTGTGGGTGTGCGTCGCGCTTGCGCTGCTCGTGGGCTTCGGCGTGTTCGCGGGGCTGCGCATCGCGCTCGCCGGCCATTCGGATCGGCTGTTCGCGTCGATCGACGCGCTGCACGTGCCGAAGCTGCAGCCGGCGCCGCCCGCGCCGCATCCGGCGCCCGCGCCGCGCGTCGCGAAGTTCCTCGAGCCGGAGATCGCCGCGGGGCTCGTGAGCGTGCGCGACGAGGCCGACCGCAGCGTGATCGTGCTGCGCGGCGACGGCCTGTTCGGCTCCGGCTCGACGTCGGTGATCGATCGCTACATGCCGGTGCTCACGCGCGTGGCCGACGCGCTGAACCAGGTGCAGGGCAACGTGCGCGTGAGCGGCTACACCGACGACACGCCGGTGCACACCGCGCGCTTCGCGTCGAACTGGGATTTGTCGCGCGAGCGCGCGCAGGCGGTCCGCAGCCTGATCGCCGCGCGGCTCGACCGCCCCGAGCGGATCACCGCCGAAGGGCGCGGCACGCTCGATCCCGTCGCGCCGAACGATTCGCCCGCGAACCGCGCGCGCAACCGGCGCGTCGAGATCACGCTGATGCTCGCGCCCGGCAGCGACGCCGCGCGCGCGACGAAGGAGGCGCCCTGAGCATGAGCCACGCTGTCGCACGCATCGTTCGCCCGCTGCCGTCGCGGGACATCTGGACGTTCGCCGGCCTCGTCGTGCTGGCGTGTTTCGTTTGGCTTGCCGGGCCGCTGTTCGCGTTCGCCGAGTTCCGCCCGTTCGAGAGCGGCGCGGTGCGCGCGGCGACGATCGTCGCGCTGTTCGTCGCGTGGGGCGCGCGGATCGCGTGGCGCGGCTGGCGCGCGGGGCAACTGAACGCGCAGTTGCTCAACCAGTTGCGCGAAGCGGCGCCGCGGCCCGCCGCGACGGGCGATCCCGCGCAGGCGCAGCTCGACGAGCTGCGCAGCCGCTTCGACGAAGCCGCGACGCTGTTGAAGAAAGTCCGTTTCGGCGAAGCCGACGGCGCGCGCAAGGGCCTGCCGCGGTGGCTCGAGCAGATGTCGCGCCAGTATCTGTACCAACTGCCGTGGTACGTGTTCA is a genomic window of Burkholderia mallei ATCC 23344 containing:
- the tagH gene encoding type VI secretion system-associated FHA domain protein TagH, which gives rise to MQLTVIEHAGEPVGTDGRNAVVFHAPGGTIGRDSDNHLVLRDDTRQISRLQALLQVADDACLLKNLSSVSTIEVNRVPIGYAQAQRLNMGDIIRIGPYLLRAEPDDATIERTVEAAATAAAAAAPAASAAQAQAKGAGNKLWGLLHERFGLGKAQGAGEQSGARAAPARHHDSPASAAPRDLNQLSTDPLDLFAQPHGDPDARAGAAREGEGRAPPTVTQPDHAPEWTQHVRVQPAQSAPPAASRPGAPAARSGDIPAAGDASDMPSRVRASPAPAPATPETLLQAFFEGAGLDTAAEQHHWSAEQLFVAGQLLALFANGTVELLSSRSILKREVKADMTMLLDRENNPLKLLPNGSAVLRQMFGLPLPGFMTPQSAVSDAFQDLHAHQIGMVAGMRAALMDLLTRFSPQRLRERDAAPQWYEKRVPALYKARLWDRYATTHRDTLFAIEDDFASVFGKAFLSAYDAEVESYRGRCRR
- a CDS encoding TssQ family T6SS-associated lipoprotein, whose translation is MKSRSSLYIFLGFFLAGMGGCGTGATSPASTPTVAQATLDSARAAYDAGDYRRTIALLGGHAREIDGADVNTQVAAHKLLAFSYCLTRRTTQCRAEFSRILDLNPRFDLSPAEKGHPIWGPAFEYARRKHALS
- the tssJ gene encoding type VI secretion system lipoprotein TssJ, coding for MRPRFSVSVVLGCALLLAGCGATERSVAVPYSITLDVAPDVNPDLNRKPSPIVLKVFQLKTASAFESADFFSLQDKPQSVLGADLLGVDRIILRPGDARTLHYRGNVDAGAIGIVAEYRVLEKNRWRMTVPLPRAKQLNLYRFWQTSPGEMKLQVAVKNGGIGLGGDSRVRQ
- the tssK gene encoding type VI secretion system baseplate subunit TssK produces the protein MNEPVLSATPAAALRQRVIWTEGMFLRPQHFQQLERHWERYVGMRCLPLQGFYWGYDELQIDRELLALGKVALLAATGVMRDGTPFDLSHPDDRPEPLDVPADAKDQLVVLALPLWRGGAQEVSFGAGGNGEGHGGDGNAHAGFARYVVREYEVADANEVALGPALLQTGRLNVRLMLESELTGDWQALGVARVVERRTDGRLLVDDGYIPPRLVAQRDPVLLRHTRELHGLLTQRSEALGERLSEPGRGGVSEVADFLLLQLVNRYLALTWHAQQDVAAHPETLFCDWLKLACDLSTFTAAGRRPQSLAVYRHDDLRASFGELMAELRRSLSTVLEQNAIQIELRDVGNGMKVATIADPALRDTAGFVLAVRADVPADSLRARFPAQAKLGPVERIRDLVQLQLPGIAMRQLPVAPRQIPYHAGHTYFEIDKGGEMWKQLERSGGLAFHFAGEFPGLSMEFWAIRG
- a CDS encoding DotU family type VI secretion system protein; the protein is MNTSSDSFSAGSGGFVPPNPGGAHPAAAPAAGAAAFQPRPGRWAASGTNPLVAAANPLLNLVPQIRSTVHHPNPAWLREHLVVEIRQFEERAQQAGVASEAIIGARYCLCTALDEAAALTPWGGSVWSSHSLLVSFHNETWGGEKFFHLLERLSQQPRQHLDLLELLYFCLALGFEGRYRVLDNGRAQLDAVRRQLAQTIRSVRGEFDPALSPHWRDVVTRDVTRRFTVPLWVCVALALLVGFGVFAGLRIALAGHSDRLFASIDALHVPKLQPAPPAPHPAPAPRVAKFLEPEIAAGLVSVRDEADRSVIVLRGDGLFGSGSTSVIDRYMPVLTRVADALNQVQGNVRVSGYTDDTPVHTARFASNWDLSRERAQAVRSLIAARLDRPERITAEGRGTLDPVAPNDSPANRARNRRVEITLMLAPGSDAARATKEAP